In Oryzihumus leptocrescens, the following are encoded in one genomic region:
- a CDS encoding TM0106 family RecB-like putative nuclease has translation MGYADFLLKTDRPSDLGDWSYDIADTKLARRLKVPALLQMATYAERLTTLQGVAPRHLVVVTGDKEQHPWRLVDVAPYARLRRAALLDAIKHQPDTEPAPVGHCVQCRWQERCEQEWLDTDDLVQVAGMRSDQREALRANGITTLKQLAQTPEAEIASILTRQTAGRLSQQARLQLAEREGEHAAYELLTPEPGRGLQRLPDPSPGDVYLDFEGDPWAEGGAGREYLAGIWDRSGTFTAFWAHDFDQEKQLTEDLVDELLRRWHDDPGMHIYHYAPYERTALARLTGRHGTREAELDQLLRGERLVDLYAVVRQGVRISKGSYSIKKLEDFYWGHTRHGEDDQVADAMSSVIEYERWLVDREDGVLERIADYNRDDVRSTHDLHAWLEERRDELAAAGHELQRPQPPEVEEISDAERAETELAEALVDAGHELLAGCVGWHRREARPAWWEFFRYADLDTEDLIEDATAIGAPGEPAHVDSKLSKAGKVTSRVWRYPFPTQDFKLKVGDYAQDVDTHTSVGKVCGFHPVEGWVDLSMKASAEPCVPRGFGPPGPLNDGVLRDSIAAVGTGVLAGEDSMGARLVAGVVPPADALAARPGEAPADVVVRVGLGLRGEVLAVQGPPGTGKTYAAAHLIRALLDAGKKVGVTALSHAVIRHVLTEVKRPALHKVGDLPESGEIMDGQVRLTKDNGEAVNGLADGSVRLVGGTAWLWARPEMREAVDVLVIDEAGQFSLANAVAVAGAAKSLVLLGDPQQLTQPTQATHPYGAGVSALEHLIGEHDTVPEDCGVFLGTTFRMHPEVTRFVSELSYDGRLASAPHRERQVISGEGPLSGAGLRWVPVAHDGREATSIEEATVVAALIEDLLTRCWTDPDGVTRPLTLEDVLVVAPFNAHVATLHALAPDGIRVGTVDKFQGQQAPVVIYSMASSSAALAPRGVDFLYDLHRLNVALSRAKAMSIVVASPALLDAEVHTPEQLRAVNALCRYVEDAAVPGELLLGDVG, from the coding sequence ATCGGCTACGCCGACTTCCTGCTCAAGACCGACCGGCCCAGCGACCTCGGCGACTGGTCCTACGACATCGCCGACACCAAGCTCGCCCGCCGGCTCAAGGTGCCCGCACTGCTGCAGATGGCCACCTATGCCGAGCGGCTCACCACCCTGCAGGGTGTCGCCCCGCGGCACCTGGTCGTGGTCACCGGCGACAAGGAGCAGCACCCGTGGCGGCTGGTCGACGTCGCCCCCTACGCCCGGCTGCGCCGAGCGGCCCTGCTCGACGCCATCAAGCACCAGCCCGACACCGAGCCCGCCCCCGTCGGCCACTGCGTCCAGTGCCGCTGGCAGGAGCGCTGCGAGCAGGAGTGGCTCGACACCGACGACCTCGTCCAGGTTGCCGGCATGCGCTCGGACCAGCGAGAGGCGTTGCGCGCCAACGGGATCACCACCCTCAAGCAGCTCGCCCAGACGCCCGAGGCCGAGATCGCCTCCATCCTCACCCGGCAGACCGCCGGGCGCCTGAGCCAGCAGGCCCGCCTCCAGCTCGCCGAGCGCGAAGGCGAGCACGCGGCATACGAGCTGCTGACCCCGGAGCCGGGGCGCGGGCTGCAGCGGCTGCCCGACCCGAGCCCGGGCGACGTCTACCTCGACTTCGAGGGCGACCCGTGGGCCGAGGGCGGCGCGGGCCGGGAGTACCTCGCGGGGATCTGGGACCGCAGCGGCACCTTCACCGCGTTCTGGGCGCACGACTTCGACCAGGAGAAGCAGCTCACGGAGGACCTCGTCGACGAGCTGCTGCGCCGCTGGCATGACGACCCCGGCATGCACATCTACCACTACGCGCCCTACGAGCGGACCGCGCTCGCGCGCCTGACCGGCCGGCACGGCACGCGCGAGGCCGAGCTCGACCAGCTGCTGCGCGGCGAACGCCTCGTCGACCTGTATGCCGTGGTGCGCCAGGGCGTGCGGATCAGCAAGGGGTCCTACTCGATCAAGAAGCTCGAGGACTTCTACTGGGGGCACACGCGGCACGGCGAGGACGACCAGGTCGCCGACGCCATGAGCTCGGTCATCGAGTACGAACGCTGGCTCGTCGACCGGGAGGACGGCGTCCTCGAGCGGATCGCCGACTACAACCGCGACGACGTGAGGTCGACCCACGACCTGCATGCCTGGCTGGAGGAGCGGCGCGACGAGCTGGCGGCGGCGGGTCACGAACTGCAACGCCCGCAGCCGCCGGAGGTCGAGGAGATCTCCGACGCCGAGCGGGCCGAGACCGAGCTCGCCGAGGCGCTGGTCGACGCCGGGCACGAGTTGCTCGCCGGCTGCGTCGGCTGGCACCGGCGCGAGGCCCGGCCGGCGTGGTGGGAGTTCTTCCGCTACGCCGACCTCGACACCGAGGACCTCATCGAGGACGCCACGGCAATCGGCGCGCCGGGGGAGCCCGCCCACGTCGACAGCAAGCTCAGCAAGGCCGGCAAGGTCACCTCGCGGGTGTGGCGCTACCCGTTCCCGACGCAGGACTTCAAGCTCAAGGTCGGCGACTACGCCCAGGACGTCGACACCCACACCAGCGTCGGCAAGGTCTGCGGGTTCCACCCGGTCGAGGGCTGGGTCGACCTGTCGATGAAGGCCAGCGCCGAGCCATGCGTGCCCCGCGGGTTCGGCCCGCCCGGCCCGCTCAACGACGGCGTCCTGCGCGACTCGATCGCCGCGGTCGGCACCGGCGTGCTCGCGGGGGAGGACTCCATGGGCGCCCGGCTCGTCGCCGGCGTCGTCCCGCCGGCGGACGCGCTCGCCGCGCGCCCGGGGGAGGCGCCCGCCGACGTCGTGGTCCGGGTCGGGCTCGGGCTGCGCGGTGAGGTCCTCGCCGTCCAGGGCCCGCCCGGCACCGGCAAGACGTATGCCGCGGCGCACCTCATCCGCGCCCTGCTCGACGCGGGCAAGAAGGTCGGCGTCACGGCGCTGTCGCACGCCGTGATCCGGCACGTGCTCACCGAGGTCAAGCGCCCCGCGCTGCACAAGGTCGGCGACCTGCCCGAGTCCGGCGAGATCATGGACGGGCAGGTCCGGCTGACCAAGGACAACGGCGAGGCCGTGAACGGGCTGGCCGACGGGTCGGTGCGCCTCGTCGGCGGCACCGCCTGGCTCTGGGCGCGCCCGGAGATGCGCGAGGCCGTCGACGTCCTCGTCATCGACGAGGCCGGCCAGTTCTCCCTGGCCAACGCCGTCGCCGTGGCCGGGGCCGCGAAGTCCCTGGTGCTGCTGGGCGACCCGCAGCAGCTGACCCAGCCGACGCAGGCCACCCACCCCTACGGCGCGGGCGTCTCGGCACTGGAGCACCTCATCGGCGAGCACGACACCGTGCCCGAGGACTGCGGCGTCTTCCTCGGCACGACCTTCCGCATGCACCCGGAGGTGACGCGGTTCGTCTCCGAGCTCTCGTATGACGGTCGTCTGGCGTCGGCGCCGCATCGTGAGCGCCAGGTGATCTCGGGGGAGGGTCCGCTCTCGGGCGCCGGCCTGCGCTGGGTGCCAGTGGCCCACGACGGGCGCGAGGCGACGAGCATCGAGGAGGCGACCGTCGTCGCCGCGTTGATCGAGGACCTGCTCACCCGCTGCTGGACCGACCCCGACGGCGTGACCCGCCCGCTGACCCTCGAGGACGTCCTCGTCGTCGCGCCGTTCAACGCGCACGTGGCGACGCTCCATGCGCTGGCGCCCGACGGCATCCGCGTCGGCACGGTCGACAAGTTCCAGGGGCAGCAGGCGCCGGTGGTCATCTACTCCATGGCCAGCTCGAGCGCCGCGCTCGCGCCCCGGGGCGTGGACTTCCTCTACGACCTGCACCGGCTCAACGTCGCCCTCTCGCGGGCCAAGGCCATGAGCATCGTCGTGGCCAGCCCCGCCCTGCTCGACGCCGAGGTGCACACCCCCGAACAGCTGCGCGCGGTCAACGCGCTCTGCCGCTACGTCGAGGATGCCGCCGTCCCGGGCGAACTGCTCCTGGGGGACGTCGGCTGA
- a CDS encoding nuclease-related domain-containing protein — translation MRFAAAFTREPQSTTAWATGAVGEEVVARPLTVLAERGVLALHDRRIPGRRSNIDHIVVSTAGALVVDTKRYQGATVRTGRVGGIFTPRRDELLVRGRLGSKLIDGLDKQVDAVRSVLVAGGFADVPVGRALCFVDADFPWFTRIMRVGDTCVVNPRGLLDLVTRPGPLVSDDQWYAVSCQLGERLRSMD, via the coding sequence ATCCGGTTCGCTGCCGCGTTCACCCGCGAGCCGCAGTCGACGACCGCCTGGGCAACGGGCGCGGTCGGTGAAGAAGTCGTCGCCCGGCCCCTGACGGTCCTCGCGGAGCGGGGGGTCCTGGCCCTGCACGATCGACGGATCCCCGGCCGGCGCAGCAACATCGACCACATCGTCGTCTCGACGGCAGGCGCCCTCGTCGTCGACACCAAGCGCTACCAGGGCGCCACAGTTCGCACCGGCCGGGTCGGCGGTATCTTCACGCCTCGCCGCGACGAGCTGCTGGTGCGTGGTCGCCTCGGCTCCAAGCTCATTGACGGCCTCGATAAACAGGTTGACGCGGTGCGGTCCGTCCTCGTTGCCGGCGGCTTCGCAGACGTGCCGGTCGGCCGCGCACTGTGCTTCGTCGACGCCGACTTCCCCTGGTTCACCAGGATCATGCGCGTGGGCGACACCTGCGTGGTCAACCCGCGTGGCCTCCTCGATCTCGTCACACGTCCCGGTCCCCTCGTCAGCGACGATCAGTGGTATGCCGTGTCCTGCCAACTCGGCGAACGCTTACGTTCGATGGATTAG
- a CDS encoding DUF262 domain-containing protein: MAATALANGALEPRLVGTIEGKFYVPSYQRGYRWGEHEVRCLLDDIAASDGQPYYLQPVVVKKTGDERWELVDGQQRLTTLYLILGYIRKHLPAAKRGYSLAYQTRAGSATYLEDPVEEQRGQNIDFFHIFEAAEQIRTWFESRRDPAMAAVNFYKALSEKVHVIWYEAPADVDARALFVRLNVGRIPLTDAELVKALLLSRARRPEEVAAQWDSIERDLRVPEVWSFVTGRAGEEPTHISLLLDTIAGGPTGRDRPQFHTFDRIRERIERSSPEDFWESVVDLHSLVQGWYDDRDLFHWIGYLVATGSRFEDLVAQAKDKAKDVFNAELRAMITVRLGLTDTALRDLTYEQHYRQASRALLLMNVETVRRWKRSHERYSFRAHAAGSWSLVWSVKQCPSDGHNDIVEHALAGPRTLTGPVRRTTRRGRCSAGRHRACAAKAKGL; this comes from the coding sequence ATGGCTGCGACAGCGCTCGCCAACGGCGCCCTTGAACCACGACTGGTCGGCACGATCGAGGGCAAGTTCTACGTGCCTAGTTATCAGCGCGGTTACCGCTGGGGCGAGCACGAGGTGAGGTGCCTGCTCGACGACATCGCCGCTAGCGACGGCCAGCCCTACTACCTGCAGCCAGTCGTGGTGAAGAAGACCGGCGACGAACGATGGGAGCTCGTCGACGGCCAGCAACGGCTGACGACGCTGTACCTGATCCTCGGCTACATCCGGAAGCACCTTCCTGCCGCCAAGCGCGGGTACTCCTTGGCGTACCAGACCCGCGCGGGTAGTGCGACGTACTTGGAGGACCCAGTCGAAGAGCAGCGCGGGCAGAACATCGACTTCTTTCACATCTTCGAAGCCGCAGAGCAGATCCGGACCTGGTTCGAGAGTCGGCGCGACCCGGCCATGGCGGCTGTGAACTTCTACAAGGCCTTGTCCGAGAAGGTGCATGTGATCTGGTACGAGGCGCCCGCTGACGTGGACGCCCGCGCCCTGTTCGTCCGGCTCAACGTCGGCCGGATCCCACTGACCGACGCCGAGCTGGTCAAAGCGCTCCTGCTCTCCCGCGCTCGGCGTCCCGAGGAGGTCGCGGCGCAGTGGGACAGCATCGAACGCGATCTGCGGGTCCCCGAGGTCTGGTCGTTCGTCACCGGGCGAGCTGGCGAGGAGCCAACACACATCAGCCTGCTGCTGGACACCATCGCCGGCGGGCCAACCGGCCGGGATCGCCCGCAGTTCCACACATTCGACCGAATCCGGGAGCGCATTGAGCGGTCCTCGCCCGAGGACTTCTGGGAGTCCGTTGTCGACCTGCACTCGCTGGTCCAGGGATGGTACGACGACCGAGACCTCTTCCACTGGATCGGCTATCTCGTAGCGACCGGGTCACGCTTCGAGGACCTCGTCGCCCAGGCCAAAGACAAGGCCAAGGACGTGTTCAACGCTGAGCTGCGCGCGATGATCACCGTCCGGCTCGGCCTCACGGACACCGCACTGCGCGACCTCACCTACGAGCAGCACTACCGACAGGCCTCCCGCGCCCTGCTGCTGATGAACGTCGAGACGGTGCGGAGGTGGAAGCGCTCCCACGAGCGGTACTCATTCCGCGCTCACGCCGCCGGGTCCTGGTCCCTGGTGTGGTCGGTCAAACAATGTCCGTCCGATGGTCACAACGACATTGTTGAGCACGCCCTGGCCGGACCTAGGACTCTGACCGGTCCTGTACGACGGACCACCCGTCGGGGTCGCTGTAGCGCAGGCCGGCACCGGGCATGCGCGGCCAAAGCCAAAGGTCTGTGA
- a CDS encoding CBS domain-containing protein — MRVSNDGASLLRVFAARQIATAISEAEFVDHAEAPVVAHERLTTRRFDQAPVTQDGRLVGWVSTSTLKAANNVKSVLRPLSRSALVSGQSPISQVLELLAKDGFVFVVGEGGIDGFVTPSDLDRHAVRSHFYLLVAGIELLLAEAVRTAVHPDVVLARVHGDVRARWEAAYAANSETSPVEYLYLQDLAELFLSHSAEGASPWGKGLRDKLTAICQFRPTVMHPARPLMSGRNASQLATLSRAAEEVSTALATLTSVSSIP; from the coding sequence ATGCGCGTCTCGAACGATGGTGCCAGCCTGCTGCGCGTGTTCGCGGCACGACAGATCGCTACAGCGATCAGTGAAGCGGAGTTCGTCGACCACGCGGAGGCTCCAGTCGTGGCGCACGAGCGCCTGACCACCCGCCGATTTGACCAAGCCCCAGTGACTCAAGATGGACGACTCGTGGGCTGGGTTTCAACGTCGACGCTCAAGGCGGCGAACAACGTCAAAAGTGTTCTCCGACCGCTTTCGCGATCCGCGCTCGTGTCTGGCCAGTCCCCCATCAGCCAGGTGCTCGAACTGCTAGCCAAAGACGGCTTCGTGTTCGTCGTGGGCGAAGGAGGCATCGACGGCTTCGTCACCCCGAGCGACCTCGACCGGCACGCAGTGCGCAGCCACTTCTACCTCCTTGTGGCGGGCATCGAATTGCTCCTTGCCGAAGCGGTTCGGACAGCTGTCCACCCAGATGTCGTGCTCGCGCGCGTGCACGGTGACGTTCGCGCACGGTGGGAGGCCGCGTACGCCGCCAACTCGGAAACCAGTCCGGTGGAGTACCTGTACTTGCAGGACCTCGCAGAGCTCTTCCTCTCACATTCAGCCGAGGGCGCTTCCCCCTGGGGCAAGGGGTTGCGCGACAAGTTGACCGCAATTTGCCAGTTCCGGCCCACGGTGATGCACCCAGCGCGTCCGTTGATGAGCGGACGCAACGCTAGCCAGCTGGCGACCCTCAGCAGAGCGGCCGAGGAGGTATCGACAGCTCTCGCCACCCTGACTTCCGTGTCCTCGATCCCCTAG
- a CDS encoding homing endonuclease associated repeat-containing protein, translating to MTDQEPWLHAYLELGADLREAGLIGGISHQEVSNRLKELDIPVRTLSETNALRTKLAIAKHGDAIKESFLQTRNVAVTAAEVGVAKKVVETYLAQEVPDYQVLARAPRNVGKNFTTEELAASLKEAATTVPGNLSVEAYRRFISASPTLSTGRNRPGPQAMHLRFGSWNGALEAAGLPANPPAGPPKQYDNPITVLESVVACWQSLGHPPTVADYDKWQRGKEGHPSPAIAVRVLGSWNTALVRAWQVVHDHQLDQDDLDVAIPTGLGQPSPEFLPYSPADEKTTLLSAVQETQSALPELEKAVRNHAKLQNSLANLVKAHGRDPLSPGATEAKFDLAFRDDNDALVVAEIKSCTNDNLEGQLRLGLGQVLRYAHQLRQTHTVVRPVLVTQLEPPEDWRLLLTELGVASIHEAKLGPGLATVLQGC from the coding sequence ATGACCGACCAGGAGCCGTGGTTGCACGCGTATCTCGAGTTGGGAGCCGATTTGCGGGAGGCCGGGCTGATCGGGGGCATCAGTCACCAGGAAGTGTCGAACAGGCTCAAGGAACTGGACATTCCGGTCCGCACGCTCTCCGAAACTAACGCGCTGCGCACAAAATTGGCAATCGCCAAACACGGGGACGCCATAAAGGAGTCCTTCCTGCAAACCCGAAACGTAGCCGTCACCGCAGCCGAAGTGGGTGTCGCCAAGAAAGTCGTCGAGACGTATCTTGCCCAGGAGGTGCCTGACTACCAAGTATTGGCCCGGGCGCCCCGCAATGTGGGCAAGAACTTCACCACTGAAGAACTGGCCGCAAGCCTGAAAGAGGCCGCCACCACCGTACCCGGTAACCTGTCAGTTGAGGCGTATCGGCGGTTCATTTCGGCATCACCAACGCTATCCACCGGACGGAATCGGCCTGGTCCACAAGCCATGCACCTGCGATTCGGCAGCTGGAACGGCGCCCTCGAAGCGGCAGGCTTACCGGCCAACCCACCTGCAGGCCCACCCAAGCAGTACGACAACCCCATAACCGTCCTGGAGTCGGTGGTTGCATGTTGGCAGAGCCTCGGTCATCCCCCAACCGTTGCAGATTACGACAAGTGGCAGCGAGGCAAGGAAGGCCATCCGTCTCCGGCAATAGCCGTGCGCGTACTGGGCTCTTGGAACACCGCGCTCGTGCGCGCTTGGCAAGTCGTTCATGACCATCAACTGGACCAGGATGACCTTGATGTCGCCATCCCGACCGGACTCGGCCAGCCATCGCCGGAGTTCCTTCCTTACAGTCCGGCCGACGAAAAGACTACGCTCCTATCGGCGGTTCAAGAGACCCAGTCCGCCCTTCCGGAACTGGAGAAGGCAGTCCGGAACCACGCGAAACTTCAAAACTCGCTCGCGAACCTCGTGAAGGCTCATGGACGCGATCCCCTGAGCCCCGGAGCGACAGAGGCGAAATTTGACCTTGCGTTTCGTGACGACAACGACGCACTGGTAGTGGCCGAGATCAAATCCTGCACGAACGACAATCTCGAAGGCCAACTCCGGCTTGGCCTCGGGCAGGTGCTTCGCTATGCCCATCAACTACGCCAGACGCACACCGTTGTGCGGCCGGTTCTTGTAACCCAACTCGAGCCTCCGGAAGATTGGCGCCTCCTGCTCACGGAGCTCGGGGTAGCGAGCATTCACGAGGCCAAGCTCGGCCCGGGCCTGGCGACAGTTCTCCAGGGCTGCTGA
- a CDS encoding glycoside hydrolase family 3 N-terminal domain-containing protein produces the protein MVGDLLRRQLGYRGLIITDSLWMAPARAAGTSAEVAMRALRAGDDAAALLTKAAQQA, from the coding sequence CTGGTGGGGGACTTGCTGCGCCGCCAGCTGGGCTACCGGGGGCTGATCATCACGGACTCGCTGTGGATGGCCCCGGCCCGCGCCGCGGGAACCTCCGCCGAAGTGGCCATGCGCGCCCTGCGTGCGGGCGACGACGCCGCGGCTCTGCTGACTAAGGCGGCGCAGCAGGCATGA
- a CDS encoding AAA family ATPase, which produces MRPLRLFLDGFGSYREATDLDFTDVDFFALVGPTGSGKSTVIDALCFALYGTVPRWGKENVIAHALAPSANACRVALVFEAANARYAAVRLLTRDARGKVHTREARLDRLDRGVSPDGDLNAVLEASVEQIAEGADRVTAAVKDLLGLSYEHFTQCVLLPQGRFAEFLQAKPGERQDLLVQLLAYGVYEQVGQRARQRAQLATASRTILQAQRDELAGATKEAEDEARARVDELGQLMTSVTTQLDGLDAARTGAAQTAAAANENRAAAAQLAQVAIPDGVTDLAARIAAEDMKVATARSARHLTEVAEDEARVVRGSLGDSERYERWRSAYSACADTQQTLTHQNAALERLRAAQAEAHLRLEAAEAAVETASADETTARAAHAAAAIAATLHLGDNCPVCQQQVQALPHHEPATDLEQATAALTAARQQCKKAAAIAHVSAAKVAGAQRDVETTEALLLQHTASLDGAPSRADVEAALAAIMAADHAVTDAAEQARRARAAVSAAETARAALDAAEQQARRTLGATRDALSALTPPPLTGNHLAEDWNTLLTWAQRQNAACAAAQPSLDQAAANARAKVGSILDIVHTLLAEHGLEDIPDADVAPVALAGHQAHADAALNKIRTDRERASALDKQLAACADEIAVATTLGDLLRATQFERWLCGEALDSLVTEASTTLMELSGGQYELDRTSRNEFAVIDYNDAGTRRPVHTLSGGETFQASLALALALSRQVVGLSAGMRALDSMFLDEGFGTLDENTLDTVAHTLERLAADKDRMVGVVTHVPALAERVPVQFVVSRDATTSRVRKMPT; this is translated from the coding sequence ATGCGCCCGCTCCGTCTGTTCCTCGACGGCTTCGGCAGTTATCGCGAGGCCACGGACCTCGACTTCACCGACGTCGACTTCTTCGCGCTCGTGGGGCCCACCGGATCTGGCAAGAGCACCGTCATCGACGCACTGTGCTTCGCCTTGTACGGCACCGTGCCCCGGTGGGGCAAGGAGAACGTGATTGCCCACGCACTTGCCCCGTCCGCCAACGCCTGCCGCGTGGCCCTGGTGTTCGAAGCCGCCAATGCCAGGTATGCCGCGGTGCGGCTACTGACCCGCGACGCCAGGGGCAAGGTTCACACGAGGGAAGCTCGGCTCGACCGACTGGACCGTGGCGTCTCGCCGGACGGCGACCTCAACGCAGTGCTCGAGGCCAGCGTAGAACAGATCGCTGAAGGCGCGGACCGCGTCACTGCCGCGGTGAAGGACCTGCTCGGGCTGAGCTACGAGCACTTCACCCAGTGCGTCCTGCTGCCGCAAGGAAGGTTTGCCGAGTTCCTCCAGGCCAAGCCCGGTGAGCGGCAGGACCTGCTCGTCCAGCTCCTCGCATACGGCGTATACGAACAGGTCGGCCAGCGCGCCCGCCAGCGGGCACAGCTCGCCACCGCCAGCCGGACGATCCTGCAGGCCCAGCGCGACGAGCTGGCCGGCGCCACCAAGGAAGCGGAGGACGAGGCACGAGCTCGCGTCGACGAGCTCGGCCAACTCATGACCAGCGTCACCACGCAGCTCGACGGGCTCGATGCCGCCCGCACCGGCGCCGCCCAGACCGCCGCCGCCGCCAACGAAAACCGCGCGGCCGCCGCGCAGCTCGCCCAAGTCGCGATTCCCGACGGCGTCACCGATCTGGCCGCCCGCATCGCGGCCGAGGACATGAAGGTAGCCACAGCTCGGTCCGCCCGCCACCTGACGGAAGTGGCCGAGGACGAGGCCCGCGTCGTGCGCGGCAGCCTCGGCGACTCCGAGCGCTACGAGCGCTGGCGCTCCGCCTACTCCGCTTGCGCCGACACGCAGCAGACGCTCACACATCAGAACGCCGCGCTTGAACGCCTGCGCGCGGCACAGGCCGAGGCACACCTGCGCCTTGAGGCAGCGGAGGCGGCAGTCGAAACGGCCAGCGCGGACGAGACGACTGCCCGGGCCGCGCACGCTGCCGCAGCAATCGCTGCGACGTTGCACCTGGGCGACAACTGCCCGGTCTGCCAGCAGCAGGTGCAGGCGCTGCCGCATCACGAGCCAGCAACCGACCTCGAACAGGCGACCGCAGCTCTCACCGCGGCCAGGCAGCAGTGCAAGAAGGCGGCCGCCATCGCCCATGTGAGCGCCGCCAAGGTGGCCGGCGCCCAGCGGGACGTCGAGACGACCGAAGCGCTCCTGCTCCAGCACACTGCCTCCCTCGACGGCGCGCCGAGCCGAGCCGACGTCGAGGCAGCCCTCGCCGCGATCATGGCAGCGGATCACGCCGTGACCGACGCCGCCGAGCAAGCCCGGCGTGCCCGCGCCGCCGTCTCCGCCGCAGAAACCGCGCGCGCCGCGCTCGACGCTGCCGAGCAACAGGCTCGCAGGACCCTCGGCGCGACCCGGGACGCCCTCTCTGCGCTGACGCCGCCACCGCTGACCGGCAACCACCTGGCCGAAGACTGGAACACGCTTCTCACGTGGGCTCAGCGCCAGAACGCAGCCTGCGCTGCCGCCCAGCCCTCGCTCGACCAGGCCGCCGCCAATGCGCGCGCGAAAGTCGGCAGCATCCTCGACATCGTCCACACGCTCCTGGCCGAACACGGACTCGAGGACATCCCCGACGCCGACGTCGCGCCGGTAGCTCTCGCCGGGCACCAGGCGCACGCCGACGCGGCCCTCAACAAGATCAGAACCGATCGCGAACGCGCGAGCGCACTCGACAAGCAGCTCGCCGCGTGCGCGGACGAGATCGCGGTCGCGACCACGCTCGGCGACCTGCTTCGGGCGACCCAGTTCGAGCGCTGGCTGTGCGGCGAAGCGCTGGACTCCCTCGTCACCGAGGCGTCCACGACCCTGATGGAACTATCCGGCGGCCAGTACGAGCTGGACCGCACCAGTCGCAACGAGTTCGCCGTCATCGACTACAACGACGCGGGCACCCGCCGACCAGTACACACTCTGTCCGGCGGCGAGACGTTCCAAGCCTCGCTGGCACTCGCACTGGCCTTGTCCCGCCAGGTGGTGGGGCTCTCCGCAGGGATGCGCGCCCTCGACTCGATGTTCCTCGACGAGGGATTCGGCACCCTTGACGAGAACACCCTCGACACGGTCGCCCACACCCTCGAACGGCTCGCCGCCGACAAGGACCGGATGGTCGGCGTGGTCACCCACGTCCCAGCACTAGCCGAACGTGTCCCCGTTCAGTTCGTGGTGAGCCGCGACGCAACCACATCACGCGTGCGGAAGATGCCCACATGA
- a CDS encoding exonuclease SbcCD subunit D, whose amino-acid sequence MKFLHTADWHVGKVLKGQPRHDEHEAVLGHLVELANAEDVDAILIPGDLFDSATPSPKAQGLVIETLLALRGHGRHVVAIAGNHDNGHLLDAVYRPLLGELGLHLLGTPKRPDAGGAVTLTTRAGEVVNVAVLPFLSHRYAVRAAETLLRETSEHTLSYSRRVREMVAALTAGFTPDAVNIVMTHGTLLGGRRGGGERDVQTSLDYELPATVFPASAHYTALGHLHRSQDIEGACPIAYSGSPLAIDFGEESNESVALVVTATPDTRATVRRVPVVGGRPLITLRGTLDEVVAAGEQAAHSWLRVVLAEPARAGLGDLVRGTLPNALEVQLDEAHRVRPGGQRAQGSGRLGRSPQELFTDYLTESNIDDPRIARLFGDLLDEITSPPDAPLTDQEG is encoded by the coding sequence ATGAAGTTCCTGCATACCGCCGACTGGCACGTGGGCAAGGTGCTCAAGGGCCAGCCGCGCCATGACGAGCATGAGGCCGTCCTGGGCCACCTGGTCGAGCTCGCAAACGCCGAAGACGTCGACGCGATCCTCATTCCCGGTGACCTGTTCGACTCGGCCACGCCTAGCCCCAAAGCGCAGGGACTCGTGATCGAGACCCTGCTCGCACTGCGGGGTCACGGTCGGCACGTCGTCGCGATCGCCGGCAACCACGACAACGGTCACCTGCTGGATGCGGTGTACCGGCCGTTGCTTGGCGAACTGGGCCTGCACCTGCTCGGCACTCCCAAACGCCCCGACGCCGGTGGCGCCGTCACGCTCACCACCCGCGCCGGCGAGGTCGTGAATGTCGCGGTGCTGCCATTCCTGTCGCACCGGTATGCGGTACGGGCCGCGGAGACACTGCTTCGCGAGACGTCGGAGCACACGCTCAGCTACAGCCGCCGCGTCCGCGAGATGGTGGCGGCGCTTACCGCCGGGTTCACCCCGGACGCGGTGAACATCGTCATGACGCACGGCACCCTGCTCGGCGGCCGCCGAGGCGGCGGGGAACGCGACGTGCAAACCAGCCTCGATTACGAGCTGCCCGCGACCGTGTTCCCCGCGAGCGCGCACTACACCGCCTTGGGGCACCTGCACCGCAGCCAGGACATCGAGGGCGCCTGCCCCATCGCGTACTCAGGGTCACCACTGGCGATCGACTTCGGTGAAGAGTCCAACGAGTCGGTCGCCCTGGTGGTCACCGCCACCCCCGACACGCGCGCGACGGTGCGGCGAGTCCCGGTTGTCGGCGGAAGACCTCTCATTACCCTTCGCGGAACCCTTGACGAGGTCGTCGCAGCCGGAGAGCAGGCGGCCCACTCCTGGCTTCGGGTCGTCCTCGCCGAGCCAGCCCGCGCCGGGCTCGGTGATCTGGTCCGCGGGACCCTGCCGAATGCCCTGGAGGTTCAGCTCGACGAAGCACACCGGGTACGCCCCGGCGGGCAGCGAGCCCAAGGCTCGGGCCGCCTGGGCCGCTCCCCCCAGGAGCTGTTCACCGACTACCTCACCGAGTCCAACATCGACGACCCGCGAATCGCCAGGCTGTTCGGCGACCTGCTGGATGAGATCACGTCCCCACCAGACGCGCCCCTGACGGACCAGGAGGGCTAG